One Clupea harengus unplaced genomic scaffold, Ch_v2.0.2, whole genome shotgun sequence DNA segment encodes these proteins:
- the LOC122132344 gene encoding capZ-interacting protein-like — MEGNPVVKVSVAELAGKFKGHSISSCAAYDANKPVRRRPPRTLQIPAKSDESQGEDQKADSASARPARSRNRNSALIEKLQSNLALSPAALLPSPKSPGLRLQPPGFSPNCPSSPVSPTPGADKKEEESPASFESPADGALLPSINKSRARLSVRRRPPSRRVKKSGSEEIEAEEGDVDSSSLPTVRADGGTEETHTAETHTDDPGGPGPSPGPEANTTSTEDPRAGHKAQHR; from the exons GGTAACCCTGTTGTTAAAGTGTCAGTTGCGGAGTTGGCTGgaaagttcaaaggtcacagtATCTCCAGTTGTGCTGCGTATGATGCG AATAAGCCGGTTCGACGGAGGCCCCCTCGCACTCTGCAGATACCTGCCAAAAGTGACGAGAGCCAGGGAGAGGACCAG AAAGCGGACAGCGCCTCTGCACGTCCTGCCAGGTCCAGAAACAGAAACTCTGCTCTTATTGAGAAGCTGCAG TCCAACCTCGCTCTTTCCCCTGCGGCCTTGTTGCCCTCTCCAAAGAGTCCAGGGTTGAGGCTGCAGCCTCCAGGGTTCTCCCCTAACTGCCCCAGTAGCCCCGTTAGCCCCACACCAGGGGCAGATAAAAAGGAGGAGGAGTCCCCGGCTAGCTTTGAGAGTCCAGCAGATGGCGCTCTGCTCCCCAGCATCAATAAG AGCAGAGCTCGGCTGTCGGTGAGGCGTCGGCCCCCGTCCCGGCGGGTCAAGAAGTCGGGCAGCGAGGAGATAGAAGCTGAAGAGGGCGATGTGGATTCTTCATCCTTGCCCACAGTGCGTGCAGATGGTGGgactgaggaaacacacacagctgaaacacacacagatgaccctGGAGGCCCTGGCCCTAGCCCTGGCCCTGAGGCAAACACTACCAGTACAGAGGATCCAAGAGCCGGGCACAAGGCCCAACACAGGTGA